A single genomic interval of uncultured Sphaerochaeta sp. harbors:
- a CDS encoding glucose-1-phosphate adenylyltransferase gives MRTREKTIAIVLGGGKGTRLYPLTMDRAKPAVPFAGKYRLVDIPISNCINSEIRQIYILTQFNSASLHNHISNTYIFDTFSNGFVEILAAEQTNQTDTWYQGTADAVRKNLKHFHDQNADYYIILSGDQLYRMDLGQMLDRHIKSGAELTIASKPISREQATGLGIIGCDKEGMITDFYEKPAIDLDISEYKVGDDFMFSSLGVHVGPSNEYLASMGIYIFNAQTMEEVLNNDKTDFGKEIIPDVIKQRKVATYLFDGFWEDIGTIKAFYETNLDLASINPQFNFYDERMPIYTHRRHLPATKVNFCNISNSLTSEGSIITNAYIVNSIIGVRTIIESGASLDGVYCMGASFYETQEQKAENAKKGIPNIGIGRGTIIRKAIIDQNARIGDGCRIGIDDIPRQEGDFAMYSIHDGIIVINKNAIIKNGTVM, from the coding sequence ATGCGAACTAGAGAAAAAACGATTGCGATTGTACTTGGCGGGGGAAAAGGTACCAGGCTGTACCCTCTCACCATGGATCGTGCCAAACCTGCAGTTCCCTTCGCTGGAAAGTACCGATTGGTGGATATTCCAATCTCCAATTGTATCAACAGTGAAATCAGGCAGATTTACATCCTCACCCAGTTCAACTCCGCCTCTCTTCACAACCATATCTCCAATACCTATATCTTCGATACCTTTTCAAACGGGTTTGTCGAGATTCTTGCTGCAGAGCAGACTAATCAAACTGATACCTGGTACCAAGGTACCGCTGACGCTGTTCGTAAGAACTTGAAGCACTTCCACGACCAGAATGCCGACTACTACATCATTCTCAGTGGAGACCAACTCTACAGAATGGACCTTGGACAAATGCTCGACAGACATATCAAGAGCGGTGCAGAACTGACTATCGCATCCAAGCCCATCAGCAGAGAGCAAGCAACAGGGTTGGGTATCATCGGCTGCGACAAGGAAGGAATGATCACCGATTTCTACGAGAAACCAGCTATCGACCTGGATATCAGTGAATACAAAGTTGGTGATGATTTCATGTTTTCTTCACTTGGAGTCCATGTAGGCCCAAGCAATGAGTATCTTGCAAGTATGGGAATCTACATTTTCAATGCACAAACGATGGAAGAGGTTCTGAACAACGACAAGACGGATTTTGGAAAGGAAATCATACCCGATGTCATCAAGCAGAGAAAGGTTGCCACCTACCTCTTTGATGGGTTTTGGGAGGATATTGGAACGATCAAGGCCTTCTACGAGACCAATCTCGACTTGGCTTCGATCAACCCACAGTTCAACTTCTATGACGAAAGAATGCCGATCTACACCCACCGCAGACACTTGCCTGCTACGAAGGTGAATTTCTGCAATATCTCAAACTCACTTACCAGTGAGGGATCGATCATAACCAATGCCTACATCGTAAACTCCATCATCGGTGTACGTACCATTATTGAGTCCGGTGCATCCCTTGATGGTGTCTACTGCATGGGAGCTTCGTTCTATGAGACACAGGAACAGAAGGCCGAGAATGCGAAGAAAGGCATTCCCAACATAGGTATCGGCAGGGGAACCATTATCCGAAAGGCAATCATAGACCAGAATGCCCGAATCGGTGATGGATGCCGTATAGGAATTGATGACATTCCTCGCCAGGAAGGGGATTTTGCCATGTATTCCATTCATGATGGAATTATCGTCATCAACAAGAATGCCATTATCAAGAATGGAACGGTAATGTAA
- a CDS encoding FGGY-family carbohydrate kinase gives MLNNAITQEIVNGQTMLGIELGSTRIKAVLINSENQPIAQGGHDWKNTLFNGIWTYSLEDVWKGISTCFANLQKEVQSNYGVPLKKLKSMGVSAMMHGYLAFDEKGQLLVPFRTWRNTITAKAAEELSDLFDYPVPERWSISHLYHAILSGEEHVGDISFLTTLAGYVHWQLTGEKVLGIGDASGMFPIDTASGHYDTEMLDRFADKIQDRKYPWDLISILPSILPAGDQAGVLSKQGAALIDPSGMLEAGTPLCPPEGDAGTGMVATNSVAKRTGNVSAGTSVFAMIVLEKPLSKSYNKFIDLVTTPDGSLVAMSHGNNCTGEYDAWMRLFNEVVETLGFSVSKGAFYDKLLFKALEGDKDCGGLLPYNYISGETMTDINEGRPLFVRETKNSFTLANFMRSQLFTALGVLRIGMDILFEEEHVAIDAINGHGGFFKTAEVGQKMMASALHTPISVLKTAGEGGAWGIALLAAYMAQKKDETLSEYLDSKVFASAEVTTIEPTEEDIAGFNAFLARYKQGLPVEKAAVAHLK, from the coding sequence ATGCTGAATAATGCAATTACACAAGAGATTGTCAATGGCCAGACAATGCTCGGTATTGAACTTGGTTCCACGAGAATCAAGGCAGTTTTGATCAACTCGGAAAACCAGCCCATCGCCCAAGGGGGGCATGACTGGAAAAACACCTTATTCAATGGAATCTGGACATATAGTCTTGAGGATGTATGGAAAGGCATCTCAACCTGCTTCGCCAACCTCCAGAAAGAGGTACAAAGCAACTATGGTGTTCCACTGAAAAAACTAAAATCCATGGGTGTCAGTGCAATGATGCATGGCTATCTTGCCTTTGACGAAAAGGGACAACTCCTTGTCCCCTTCAGAACCTGGAGAAATACGATTACCGCCAAGGCCGCAGAAGAATTGAGTGACCTCTTCGATTATCCTGTTCCAGAGCGCTGGTCCATCAGCCACCTCTATCATGCCATTCTCAGTGGAGAAGAACATGTAGGAGATATATCCTTTCTCACCACCCTTGCTGGATACGTTCACTGGCAGCTTACCGGAGAGAAAGTACTGGGTATTGGTGATGCTTCAGGTATGTTCCCGATTGATACAGCAAGCGGACACTATGACACTGAAATGCTTGATCGATTTGCAGACAAGATCCAAGATCGGAAATACCCTTGGGATTTAATCTCCATTCTACCTTCCATTTTACCGGCAGGGGATCAAGCAGGCGTATTGAGTAAGCAAGGTGCTGCCTTGATCGACCCAAGTGGTATGCTTGAAGCAGGTACCCCACTCTGCCCTCCCGAGGGAGATGCAGGTACTGGAATGGTTGCAACCAATTCTGTGGCAAAGCGAACAGGTAATGTGTCAGCTGGTACTTCCGTATTTGCCATGATTGTCCTGGAGAAGCCTCTTTCCAAGAGCTACAACAAGTTCATTGACCTGGTCACCACCCCGGATGGGTCACTGGTGGCAATGAGCCATGGCAATAACTGCACCGGAGAGTATGATGCATGGATGCGATTGTTCAATGAGGTTGTTGAAACCCTTGGCTTCTCAGTTTCCAAGGGAGCGTTTTATGACAAGCTCCTCTTCAAGGCACTGGAAGGTGACAAGGATTGTGGCGGACTCCTGCCGTACAACTACATCAGCGGAGAAACCATGACTGATATCAATGAAGGACGACCGCTCTTTGTCAGGGAGACCAAGAACTCCTTCACCCTTGCTAATTTCATGCGTTCCCAACTCTTCACTGCACTTGGGGTACTAAGAATCGGCATGGATATTCTCTTTGAAGAGGAACATGTTGCTATCGACGCCATCAACGGTCATGGTGGATTCTTCAAGACAGCGGAAGTTGGACAAAAGATGATGGCAAGTGCTCTACATACACCTATTTCTGTGTTGAAGACCGCTGGAGAAGGTGGAGCATGGGGCATCGCTCTGCTTGCTGCCTATATGGCCCAAAAGAAGGATGAGACCCTCTCTGAATACCTTGATTCAAAGGTATTTGCCTCTGCTGAGGTAACGACCATTGAACCGACTGAAGAGGATATTGCTGGCTTCAATGCATTCCTTGCACGATACAAGCAGGGCCTTCCTGTTGAAAAGGCTGCAGTAGCACATCTTAAATAA
- a CDS encoding glycogen/starch synthase, producing the protein MNICMVSSESVPFSKSGGLADVVGALSGALAMIGEEVRVVLPLYGSVDRTTFTDLPFQGEVSLLGSTESVTFCETRLGKVTYYFVQHPYYTDKKGIYGDTSFTPYHDNLKRFTILNKAALVLCKLLDWKVDIMHCHDWTCGFLPYLLSLHDDPFYQKTKSVMTIHNLAYQGEFSRLELLSTDILPDNRMFSGEKPTKRTNMLKTGLEFADRITTVSPTYAKEIQSKEYGCSLDGLLTERSADLEGIINGIDPDEWNPETDPFIDHHFSAHAQQGKQAIKAELQEEFNLPKDPSIPLFAMISRLAEQKGFVELLEGSPCALEQMLQKHTMQMILIGTGDSAMEIKLRELGERYENLSVNILFSNKAAHRLEAGADFFLMPSRYEPCGLNQLYSLRYGTLPVARKTGGLADSIIDLDERPKEGTGILFESMSARGILEAVERAIHWWEKGPKTLQTIRERCMLWDSSWERSAKAYQTVYRSSLRGK; encoded by the coding sequence ATGAATATTTGTATGGTATCGAGTGAATCTGTTCCCTTTTCTAAATCAGGGGGGCTTGCAGACGTAGTTGGGGCACTATCGGGAGCCCTCGCCATGATTGGTGAAGAGGTCCGAGTAGTGCTTCCTCTCTATGGGAGTGTCGATAGAACAACCTTCACTGATTTACCGTTTCAAGGAGAGGTTTCTCTTCTGGGAAGCACGGAGTCAGTAACTTTCTGCGAGACCCGTCTTGGAAAGGTGACGTATTATTTTGTACAACACCCCTATTATACGGACAAAAAGGGGATTTATGGAGATACCTCTTTTACCCCGTACCACGACAACCTAAAACGGTTCACTATCTTGAATAAGGCTGCTTTGGTTCTCTGCAAACTTCTCGACTGGAAAGTCGATATCATGCATTGTCATGATTGGACTTGTGGATTCCTTCCCTATCTCCTTTCTTTGCATGATGATCCGTTTTACCAGAAAACCAAGAGCGTAATGACCATCCACAATCTGGCCTATCAGGGAGAATTCTCACGCTTGGAGTTGCTCAGTACAGATATCTTGCCAGACAATAGGATGTTCAGTGGTGAGAAGCCAACCAAGCGCACCAATATGCTGAAAACCGGTCTGGAATTTGCCGACCGTATCACTACCGTCAGCCCTACCTATGCGAAGGAAATCCAAAGCAAAGAGTATGGTTGCTCTTTGGATGGACTGCTCACTGAACGTTCAGCTGACCTGGAGGGTATCATCAATGGTATCGATCCGGATGAGTGGAATCCCGAGACAGACCCCTTCATAGACCACCATTTCTCTGCACATGCTCAGCAAGGGAAACAGGCTATCAAGGCAGAACTGCAAGAGGAGTTCAATCTTCCGAAGGACCCCTCCATACCACTCTTTGCCATGATCAGTCGACTTGCCGAACAAAAGGGATTCGTCGAATTGCTTGAAGGATCTCCCTGTGCCCTGGAGCAGATGCTGCAAAAGCACACCATGCAGATGATCCTTATAGGTACCGGTGACTCGGCGATGGAGATCAAGCTTCGGGAACTCGGGGAGCGATATGAAAATCTCTCAGTGAATATCCTCTTCAGCAACAAGGCGGCTCACCGTCTTGAAGCCGGAGCAGACTTCTTCCTGATGCCCAGCCGATATGAACCATGTGGGCTCAACCAACTGTACAGCCTACGGTATGGCACCTTGCCGGTGGCTCGAAAGACAGGAGGTCTTGCCGACAGCATTATCGATCTGGATGAGAGACCAAAGGAAGGAACCGGCATTCTCTTTGAGAGTATGAGCGCTCGTGGTATACTTGAGGCAGTTGAAAGGGCAATACATTGGTGGGAGAAAGGGCCAAAGACACTTCAGACCATTCGAGAACGATGCATGCTTTGGGACAGTTCATGGGAACGGTCGGCCAAGGCATATCAAACAGTATATAGATCCAGCTTAAGGGGGAAATGA
- a CDS encoding LacI family DNA-binding transcriptional regulator, which yields MTISEIAKLANVSIGTVDRVLHKRGRVAPKTVEKVMSIIDEHGYQPNTYARNLKLSKQFTIGVLLPLLHSEYGYWNLMYEGILKAAKELSPLAVTIDMLEFDRTKEGSLLAQGRRILEKPIDALLLAPVVPAEAEALLADYPTLDYAFIDSPLPDSAPVCSVIQNPYQGGYVAGRMMHLLQPNGGTLLAVQTHRAAYNSAERVRGFLSYFSDKPGYTTYDMEIHFGGEDPLGELDTFYRNHPDMSGIFVVNDAIHRVAELVVQLGRKSQTVMVGYDAIAQNCKAMKNKHVDCLLSQRPEYQGYTAIYQLYRKGLLNQLPETTICVPIDIILPENVMPEQEICLKP from the coding sequence ATGACTATATCTGAGATTGCCAAACTAGCGAATGTTTCAATAGGGACCGTCGACCGGGTACTCCATAAAAGAGGAAGGGTTGCTCCCAAGACTGTCGAGAAAGTGATGAGTATCATCGATGAGCACGGATACCAGCCAAACACCTATGCAAGAAACCTCAAGCTGAGCAAGCAATTTACCATTGGTGTGCTTCTGCCACTTCTCCACAGCGAATATGGTTATTGGAATCTGATGTACGAAGGAATCCTGAAAGCAGCAAAGGAACTGTCCCCCCTCGCTGTAACTATTGATATGCTTGAATTTGACAGGACAAAGGAAGGATCACTATTGGCACAGGGTAGACGAATCCTGGAAAAGCCAATTGATGCACTACTACTCGCCCCTGTCGTACCTGCAGAGGCAGAAGCCTTGCTTGCTGACTACCCTACCCTCGATTATGCATTCATCGACAGCCCACTCCCTGATTCAGCACCAGTGTGCAGCGTTATCCAGAACCCGTACCAAGGCGGATACGTTGCAGGCAGGATGATGCATCTACTGCAGCCTAATGGAGGCACACTGCTTGCAGTACAAACCCATCGTGCTGCATACAACTCGGCTGAGCGAGTACGAGGTTTTCTCAGCTACTTTTCAGATAAACCCGGTTATACAACATATGATATGGAAATTCATTTTGGAGGAGAGGATCCACTAGGAGAACTTGACACGTTTTACAGAAACCACCCTGACATGAGTGGTATCTTTGTGGTCAATGATGCAATTCACAGAGTAGCGGAACTCGTGGTACAACTTGGGAGGAAAAGTCAGACTGTCATGGTTGGATACGATGCTATCGCACAAAATTGCAAGGCCATGAAAAACAAACATGTCGATTGTTTGCTCTCCCAGCGCCCAGAGTACCAGGGGTATACGGCCATCTACCAGCTGTATCGAAAGGGGTTGCTGAACCAGCTGCCCGAAACTACCATTTGTGTTCCAATCGATATTATCCTACCTGAGAATGTAATGCCCGAACAAGAAATCTGTCTTAAGCCGTAA
- a CDS encoding NAD(P)H-hydrate dehydratase: protein MKRLVPSSEVSDIDAKAQSQAKIPALCLMESAGLQIYQKWKSHIETTDRLIFLCGGGNNGGDALVVARYAYNDGFHNMLLVYAGAHISPSCEVQRSIAEASMIPRFDWDTAHDSDRHALFENASWIVDGLVGTGLKGPLKESLQVLVEQANQSPAKRLSIDIPSAVGDDVPVSSVHIHADMTVTMGLEKVAMYHPANRASCGRIILVNPSFPSFLLDRCEATALLCERVSATLPSLALNEYKSTRGHIAIFGGSKQYTGAARLSARTAFSSRAGLVTLFCDEEVYPVASCESASVMVQVYEGQNLERFDAILAGPGWGEGREALLEKLLASGLPMVLDADGIRAYASIVKQGKLSSHGPMILTPHLGELRTLVSALFPDDAYEVAKDDTPSSFFHVLERTVNHLDATLVVKSQLVYVASPGKQTVVVEGNNPSLGVAGSGDVLAGILVALLPKLRDCNQVALEGTLIHQRAGSLAAAQYGYYDSETLISFVGRATQEAER from the coding sequence ATGAAAAGACTTGTACCCTCCAGTGAGGTTTCTGACATTGATGCAAAGGCCCAAAGCCAGGCTAAAATACCCGCTCTCTGTTTGATGGAGAGTGCTGGGTTGCAGATTTACCAGAAGTGGAAATCACATATTGAGACAACTGACCGTCTGATTTTTCTCTGTGGTGGTGGCAATAATGGTGGTGATGCATTGGTAGTTGCCCGTTATGCCTACAATGATGGCTTTCATAACATGCTATTGGTTTATGCCGGGGCACATATCTCACCATCTTGTGAGGTTCAACGAAGTATTGCCGAAGCCTCTATGATCCCCCGGTTTGACTGGGATACTGCACATGATTCTGATCGGCATGCATTATTTGAGAATGCTTCCTGGATTGTGGATGGCTTAGTAGGTACAGGCCTGAAAGGACCGTTGAAGGAATCCCTGCAAGTCTTGGTTGAGCAAGCGAATCAGAGTCCTGCAAAACGATTGTCCATCGATATTCCCAGTGCTGTAGGAGATGATGTTCCTGTCTCTTCGGTACATATACACGCAGACATGACCGTAACGATGGGCCTGGAGAAGGTGGCAATGTACCACCCTGCAAACAGGGCTTCCTGTGGGCGTATTATCTTGGTGAATCCTTCCTTTCCTTCATTTCTCCTCGATCGGTGTGAAGCAACTGCACTGCTTTGTGAGCGTGTAAGTGCAACGCTGCCATCACTTGCTCTGAATGAATACAAGTCCACGAGAGGCCATATAGCGATTTTTGGAGGGAGCAAACAGTACACTGGTGCCGCTCGTCTATCCGCTCGTACCGCTTTTTCCTCAAGGGCAGGATTGGTAACCTTGTTTTGTGACGAGGAAGTGTACCCGGTGGCTTCATGTGAATCAGCTTCCGTCATGGTACAGGTGTATGAAGGACAGAACCTGGAGAGGTTCGATGCAATTCTAGCCGGACCAGGGTGGGGAGAGGGAAGGGAAGCCCTGTTGGAGAAGCTTCTAGCCTCAGGATTACCCATGGTTCTTGATGCCGACGGGATCAGGGCCTATGCGTCAATAGTAAAGCAAGGAAAGCTGTCATCCCATGGCCCCATGATACTTACCCCTCATCTGGGGGAGCTCAGGACGCTTGTGTCGGCGCTCTTTCCTGATGATGCATACGAGGTGGCCAAGGATGATACTCCCTCTTCATTCTTCCATGTCCTGGAGCGTACTGTCAATCACCTTGATGCCACACTTGTGGTGAAAAGTCAGTTGGTATATGTAGCTTCTCCTGGAAAGCAGACTGTGGTAGTGGAGGGGAACAACCCATCCTTGGGGGTTGCTGGAAGCGGTGATGTCCTTGCAGGCATTCTTGTTGCCTTGCTTCCAAAACTTCGTGATTGTAATCAGGTAGCGCTTGAAGGTACCTTGATCCATCAGCGAGCAGGAAGCCTTGCAGCAGCCCAGTATGGATACTATGACAGTGAAACACTCATCTCCTTTGTAGGAAGGGCTACCCAGGAGGCTGAACGGTGA
- a CDS encoding NUDIX domain-containing protein — translation MQERVTTAGILVQEGKYLVAKREEKGSIGGLWEFPGGKNRYTETEEETLIREFQEELGLSVSVGPLVHSHDFINKDTLYHLKAYLVSAPPIGHLDLLVHSEFRWVTLQDLPSYDFAPSDQEIIKTLLSVESNKG, via the coding sequence ATGCAGGAGCGAGTAACGACAGCGGGAATCTTGGTACAAGAGGGAAAGTACCTTGTTGCAAAAAGAGAGGAAAAAGGATCTATTGGGGGGCTCTGGGAGTTTCCTGGTGGGAAGAACCGCTATACGGAAACTGAAGAGGAGACACTTATACGAGAATTCCAGGAGGAACTTGGTCTATCAGTCTCTGTAGGCCCTCTTGTTCACTCACATGATTTTATCAACAAGGACACACTGTATCATCTGAAGGCTTACTTGGTTTCTGCTCCCCCCATAGGCCATCTTGATCTATTGGTTCATAGTGAGTTTCGCTGGGTTACCTTGCAAGATCTGCCATCGTATGATTTTGCACCAAGTGACCAGGAGATCATAAAGACATTGCTTTCCGTTGAATCCAACAAGGGATAA
- a CDS encoding mechanosensitive ion channel domain-containing protein encodes MDVLGSYTSTIIAVFGTIILVVVIHFLFRKTVESSKRWPYQRQFLVFLIVLVGLFMSIAFLPIHNEVKNQILSVLGILLSAIIALSSTTLVSNAMAGLMLRVTGEFRGGDFIEVGSLVGRVTDLAIFHTEIQLINRDVVSLPNLYLVQQSVHVTRRDGTFINLAVSIGYTVSRTEVEEALLEASSQCGLTDGFVFIEAFLDHAISYRLYGLLKESGERLSKLSELHKTVLDVFCERGIEIASPALNDRRELEKDSLYLPKVSTKKEKPTKETIAAEKVAFDKADEAQSIEDLKQQLEKATKKLEGATKTTKEKLEKQIKVLEEEITKREEKKSEEA; translated from the coding sequence ATGGACGTTTTAGGTTCTTACACCAGCACGATTATTGCAGTTTTCGGTACCATTATCCTGGTGGTAGTAATTCATTTTCTATTCAGAAAGACCGTGGAAAGTTCAAAACGTTGGCCATACCAACGCCAGTTTCTGGTGTTTTTGATTGTTCTTGTCGGGCTTTTCATGTCCATCGCATTTCTTCCCATTCACAATGAGGTGAAGAACCAGATACTCAGTGTCTTGGGCATATTGCTCAGTGCAATCATAGCGCTCTCCTCGACAACCCTGGTAAGCAATGCCATGGCAGGGCTCATGCTCCGTGTTACGGGTGAATTCCGTGGTGGTGATTTTATTGAGGTTGGTTCATTGGTAGGCCGAGTAACGGATTTGGCAATCTTCCATACTGAAATCCAGTTGATCAACCGTGATGTGGTAAGTCTTCCCAATCTCTATCTGGTCCAACAATCTGTGCATGTAACGAGAAGGGATGGGACCTTTATCAACCTCGCAGTTTCCATCGGGTATACAGTGAGCAGAACAGAAGTAGAGGAGGCCTTACTGGAAGCCTCGAGTCAATGTGGACTCACTGATGGATTTGTGTTCATTGAAGCCTTCCTTGACCATGCCATCTCCTATCGTTTGTATGGACTTCTTAAAGAGTCAGGGGAGAGATTGAGTAAGCTCAGTGAGCTTCATAAGACGGTTCTGGATGTTTTCTGTGAACGAGGGATAGAGATTGCGTCCCCTGCACTGAATGATAGAAGAGAGCTGGAGAAGGACAGCTTATACCTCCCAAAGGTTTCAACCAAGAAGGAGAAACCGACCAAAGAGACAATTGCTGCTGAGAAGGTAGCCTTCGACAAGGCAGATGAGGCACAATCCATAGAAGATCTAAAACAACAGCTGGAAAAAGCAACCAAGAAACTCGAGGGAGCTACCAAGACCACGAAAGAGAAGCTGGAGAAACAGATCAAGGTGTTGGAAGAAGAGATAACCAAACGGGAAGAGAAGAAAAGCGAAGAAGCATAG
- the araA gene encoding L-arabinose isomerase, protein MQRKSIDMYEFWFLVGSQFLYGPETLNEVASHAQQMVEGLNASGKLPCKVVYKATLKTPEEIEQCIKDANYDDTCAGIITWMHTFSPSKMWINGFSLLQKPYCHLHTQFNRMIPDTEIDMDFMNLNQSAHGDREHGFIAARMRMGRKIITGFWEDDEVQKKLGSWMRSAIGAIESRKLKVMRFGDNMRNVAVTEGDKVGVQMQLGWQVNTWGVGDLIKEIEAVTDAEVDAQMDAYTEKYVFTTKDLETVRYQAREEVAMRHFFEREGISAFSNTFEDLQAMRQLPGLASQDLMAEGYGYGGEGDWKVSAMTSLVKRMTEGMEGGTTFMEDYTYHMEKGNELSLGAHMLEICPTITKEKARIEVHELGIGGKEPPARLVFEGHPGRAVLASLIDMGGRLRLIVNEIEVVKPIYKMPNLPVARVMWKPEPDLYQAAHLWMLAGGAHHAVLSYDATAEMLEDWCEIMGIEFVHIHKDVTVASMKQQLFLSDLAWKLK, encoded by the coding sequence ATGCAAAGAAAATCAATTGATATGTATGAGTTCTGGTTTTTGGTAGGATCACAGTTCCTGTATGGACCAGAGACACTCAATGAAGTAGCAAGTCATGCACAGCAGATGGTGGAGGGATTGAATGCTTCTGGTAAGCTGCCTTGCAAGGTTGTGTACAAGGCGACACTCAAGACTCCTGAAGAGATTGAGCAATGCATCAAGGACGCAAATTATGATGATACCTGTGCAGGGATCATCACCTGGATGCACACCTTTTCCCCATCAAAGATGTGGATCAATGGTTTTTCCCTGTTGCAGAAGCCGTATTGCCATCTCCATACCCAGTTCAATCGCATGATACCCGATACGGAAATTGATATGGATTTCATGAATCTGAATCAGTCTGCCCATGGGGACCGTGAACATGGATTCATTGCTGCCAGGATGCGTATGGGTCGAAAGATCATCACTGGGTTCTGGGAAGATGATGAAGTCCAGAAAAAGCTTGGTTCCTGGATGCGTTCAGCAATTGGTGCAATAGAGAGCAGGAAGCTGAAGGTGATGCGATTCGGTGACAATATGAGAAATGTAGCAGTCACTGAAGGTGATAAGGTCGGGGTGCAAATGCAGCTCGGCTGGCAGGTGAATACTTGGGGTGTAGGTGACTTGATCAAGGAGATCGAAGCGGTCACTGATGCTGAGGTGGACGCCCAGATGGATGCATATACAGAGAAGTATGTGTTTACCACCAAGGATTTGGAAACCGTTCGTTACCAGGCACGGGAAGAGGTCGCCATGCGACATTTCTTCGAGCGGGAAGGAATCTCTGCTTTCTCAAATACATTCGAGGACCTGCAGGCTATGCGCCAGTTGCCTGGTCTTGCGAGTCAGGATCTGATGGCCGAAGGATACGGCTACGGTGGGGAAGGGGACTGGAAAGTTTCTGCCATGACCAGCTTGGTAAAGAGGATGACCGAAGGTATGGAAGGTGGTACTACCTTCATGGAAGACTATACCTACCATATGGAGAAAGGCAATGAGCTCTCACTTGGAGCGCATATGCTCGAGATCTGTCCTACCATCACCAAAGAGAAAGCACGGATTGAGGTCCATGAACTAGGTATCGGGGGGAAGGAACCCCCTGCCCGTCTTGTCTTTGAAGGACATCCAGGGAGAGCAGTCCTTGCATCCCTGATTGACATGGGGGGACGCCTGCGACTGATAGTGAACGAGATCGAGGTGGTGAAGCCAATCTATAAGATGCCGAACCTTCCTGTTGCAAGAGTCATGTGGAAACCCGAACCCGATTTATACCAGGCAGCACATCTTTGGATGCTTGCCGGCGGAGCCCACCATGCAGTGCTGAGTTATGATGCCACAGCAGAGATGTTGGAGGATTGGTGTGAGATTATGGGTATTGAATTCGTACATATCCATAAGGATGTTACCGTTGCTTCAATGAAGCAGCAGCTGTTCCTTTCCGATCTTGCTTGGAAGCTCAAGTAA
- a CDS encoding thiamine ABC transporter substrate binding subunit — protein sequence MKKHQAVCVLVAILSLFVPLAAQGVQEQQELVVYAYDSFSGDWGPGPVLVEMFEEETGIKVNLVSSGDGMEMMNKLISEANNPWADVVVGISDDMASKIYEAELLEPYKSKVIADIPEFLHFDPTYQLIPFDYGNFAFVVDTEAMDSDMVPTSLASLTDPMYRDKVILIDPRTSSVGLGLLLWTIEVFGEEGYLSWWETMKEQALTITDGWSSAYGLFTEGEAPLVLSYTTSPVYHVTYEDTTRYQVAIFEEGHSTTIEGVGLLASSKKKDEARQFIDFILTKGQLTIAMANSMYPVNSKTELPDAFDYAPKPEKNLSMDSKTLAKNLDRWLTEWTQVMSK from the coding sequence ATGAAAAAGCATCAGGCTGTATGTGTATTGGTTGCCATCCTTTCACTTTTCGTCCCACTCGCTGCACAAGGTGTGCAGGAACAGCAGGAGCTTGTAGTTTATGCCTATGACTCCTTCAGTGGAGACTGGGGTCCTGGCCCTGTCTTGGTCGAGATGTTTGAGGAAGAGACCGGTATCAAGGTAAACTTGGTAAGCTCAGGTGATGGCATGGAGATGATGAACAAACTCATCTCAGAGGCTAATAACCCATGGGCAGATGTCGTGGTTGGAATCAGTGATGATATGGCCTCAAAAATCTATGAGGCAGAGTTGTTGGAACCGTATAAAAGCAAGGTGATTGCTGACATTCCTGAATTCTTGCATTTTGATCCCACCTATCAGCTGATCCCATTCGACTACGGGAACTTTGCATTTGTAGTGGATACGGAGGCAATGGACAGTGATATGGTGCCAACGTCTCTTGCCAGTCTGACTGATCCTATGTACCGAGACAAGGTTATCCTGATCGATCCCAGGACCAGCTCCGTTGGGCTTGGCTTGTTGCTATGGACAATCGAGGTCTTTGGGGAAGAGGGATACCTCTCCTGGTGGGAGACCATGAAAGAACAGGCTCTTACCATTACCGATGGATGGTCCAGCGCCTATGGTTTGTTCACTGAAGGAGAAGCCCCCTTGGTTCTCAGTTATACCACCAGTCCTGTGTACCATGTCACTTATGAAGATACCACCCGCTACCAGGTAGCAATCTTCGAGGAAGGACACAGTACAACCATTGAAGGAGTTGGTTTGCTTGCTTCCAGCAAGAAAAAGGATGAGGCCAGGCAGTTCATCGACTTTATCTTGACCAAGGGACAATTGACCATTGCCATGGCAAATTCAATGTACCCGGTCAACAGCAAGACAGAACTCCCTGATGCCTTCGATTATGCACCCAAACCGGAAAAGAACCTCTCCATGGATAGCAAAACCCTTGCAAAAAACCTGGATAGGTGGCTTACTGAATGGACACAGGTAATGAGTAAATGA